Proteins from a single region of Halalkalibaculum roseum:
- a CDS encoding alpha/beta hydrolase family protein translates to MPRKTILTSLLLVILIFPTQAQDTPFQDMDVFELEWAADPQISPDGNTIVYRRRGMDKMTDRRTSTLWIINADGTGHMKLTQRDENESSARWSPDGKRIAFASSAEGNGSEIFVYWVDSDKMARITQLERSPGDISWSPDGKYLAFNMHVPEPNPVLVKPPKKPDGAEWAEHPRVTKRLKHEADGVGYLEPGYSHLFVVPAEGGTARQITSGNYHHDSKPHWTPDGKSLVFSANRNEDWEYNRRNSEVYTVSVEDGNIEALTDRDGPDYSPAVSPDGETIAYVGYDDKVQTYQVNKLYLMNSDGSGKRELTTGLDRSISDIVWDAEGGGLYFMYDDKGNTKIGYTDLNGNTELVTGDVGGTSIGRPYGGGSFSISDNDIIALNVTTPYYPAELAVVKRGQQTDRITDLNGDLLDYRKLGETEEIWYTSSVDGRDIQGWIVKPPFFDPQKSYPLIVENHGGPISNYGDRFSPEIQLLAADGYVVFYPNPRGSTSYGEEFGNLLYHNYPGNDYHDVMDGVDAVIDRGYVSEDSLFVTGGSAGGIMTAWIIGKTNRFRASAVVKPVMNWISKTLTADNYYGYAYYRYPGQPWENFEEYWKYSPISLVGNVETPTLVMVGTADLRTPLFEAKQLYHALKLRKIETALVEIPGSYHFISNRPSQLITKIDHILAWFQKYRQ, encoded by the coding sequence ATGCCACGAAAAACAATTCTTACGTCTCTTTTATTAGTAATATTAATTTTCCCTACCCAAGCTCAGGACACACCGTTTCAAGATATGGATGTTTTTGAGCTGGAATGGGCTGCCGATCCGCAGATTTCTCCGGACGGTAATACGATTGTCTATCGAAGGCGAGGCATGGATAAAATGACCGATCGAAGGACTTCTACTCTTTGGATTATTAACGCAGACGGTACAGGACATATGAAGCTGACTCAGCGGGACGAAAATGAGTCGAGTGCCCGGTGGTCGCCCGATGGGAAGCGCATAGCCTTTGCAAGCTCGGCTGAGGGAAATGGCAGTGAAATCTTTGTTTATTGGGTGGATTCCGATAAGATGGCCCGAATTACTCAGCTTGAGCGCTCTCCGGGTGATATTAGCTGGTCGCCTGACGGAAAGTATCTCGCATTTAACATGCATGTACCTGAACCCAATCCCGTGTTGGTCAAACCGCCGAAAAAGCCGGATGGAGCCGAGTGGGCAGAACATCCACGTGTTACCAAAAGACTTAAGCATGAAGCTGATGGCGTAGGTTACCTCGAGCCTGGCTATTCCCATTTGTTCGTGGTTCCTGCAGAAGGAGGAACGGCGCGTCAAATTACCTCCGGCAACTATCATCACGATAGCAAACCGCACTGGACTCCCGACGGTAAATCTCTCGTTTTTTCAGCAAACAGGAATGAAGATTGGGAATACAACAGGCGTAATTCTGAGGTCTATACCGTATCGGTAGAAGACGGAAATATAGAAGCACTGACCGACCGTGACGGTCCCGACTACAGTCCGGCTGTCTCCCCGGATGGCGAAACAATAGCTTATGTCGGCTATGATGATAAAGTGCAGACCTATCAGGTGAACAAACTCTATCTGATGAACAGTGACGGGTCCGGCAAGAGAGAACTTACCACCGGTCTCGATCGCAGTATATCTGATATTGTATGGGATGCAGAAGGCGGGGGCTTATATTTCATGTATGATGACAAGGGGAATACAAAAATCGGCTACACGGATTTGAATGGCAATACCGAGCTGGTTACGGGTGATGTGGGAGGGACCTCCATCGGCCGACCTTATGGCGGTGGTTCTTTTTCTATCTCCGATAATGACATCATTGCCTTGAATGTTACAACGCCTTATTACCCGGCCGAACTTGCGGTGGTGAAGAGAGGGCAGCAAACCGATCGCATCACTGATCTCAATGGAGATCTGCTTGACTATCGAAAGCTGGGAGAGACGGAAGAGATTTGGTATACATCCTCAGTTGACGGTCGCGATATTCAGGGCTGGATAGTGAAACCACCTTTTTTCGATCCTCAAAAGAGTTATCCGTTAATTGTAGAGAACCACGGTGGACCCATATCAAATTATGGAGACCGTTTTTCACCGGAAATACAGCTATTGGCAGCAGACGGATATGTAGTTTTCTATCCCAACCCAAGAGGAAGTACAAGTTATGGGGAGGAATTTGGAAACCTGCTGTACCATAACTATCCCGGGAATGATTACCATGATGTGATGGATGGTGTCGATGCTGTTATTGACCGGGGGTATGTTTCTGAAGACAGCTTGTTTGTGACCGGTGGAAGCGCAGGTGGAATCATGACGGCATGGATTATTGGAAAAACCAATCGATTCCGTGCATCAGCGGTTGTAAAGCCGGTGATGAACTGGATCAGTAAAACACTTACGGCAGATAACTATTACGGCTACGCCTATTACCGGTATCCGGGGCAACCATGGGAGAATTTTGAAGAGTATTGGAAGTATTCGCCCATTTCACTGGTAGGCAACGTAGAGACACCGACGCTTGTGATGGTCGGAACAGCAGATCTAAGGACGCCGCTCTTTGAGGCGAAACAACTCTATCATGCACTCAAATTGCGTAAAATTGAGACGGCGCTGGTTGAGATTCCGGGATCATACCACTTTATCTCCAACCGCCCGAGCCAGCTGATTACAAAAATTGATCACATACTGGCCTGGTTCCAAAAATATCGCCAATAA
- a CDS encoding GNAT family N-acetyltransferase gives MLIRNFKRSDTEQIATLFHETIREINRDQYSLEQVKAWAPDDIHFKDWESFCLSKHTLVADDEGVIAGFAQIEDNGYIDCFYCHKNYQQMGVGSRLFEALVKIAKELKLEELMVESSISARPFFEHNGFSVVTPQKVYRRGQVLENFLMKKSI, from the coding sequence ATGCTGATTCGTAACTTTAAGCGATCCGATACTGAGCAAATCGCCACGCTATTTCATGAAACCATCCGCGAAATAAATCGGGATCAGTACAGCTTGGAACAGGTTAAAGCCTGGGCGCCTGATGACATCCATTTCAAAGACTGGGAATCATTTTGCCTATCCAAGCATACCCTGGTTGCCGATGATGAAGGAGTCATCGCCGGATTCGCTCAAATCGAGGATAACGGATACATTGACTGCTTTTACTGTCACAAAAATTATCAGCAAATGGGTGTTGGTAGCCGGCTGTTTGAAGCCTTGGTAAAAATAGCGAAAGAGTTGAAGCTGGAAGAACTCATGGTGGAATCAAGCATCAGCGCGAGACCATTTTTTGAACATAATGGCTTCTCCGTGGTTACTCCCCAGAAAGTATATAGAAGAGGTCAAGTACTGGAGAACTTTCTGATGAAAAAATCTATCTGA
- a CDS encoding cold-shock protein has protein sequence MQYGKVKWFDAEKGFGFIEPEDGGKDVFVHRNNIENLGYEEGLRDGEEVEFDIEETPKGLSAVDVHRLD, from the coding sequence ATGCAATACGGTAAAGTAAAATGGTTTGATGCAGAAAAGGGATTTGGCTTCATTGAACCGGAAGATGGTGGCAAAGATGTATTTGTTCACCGTAATAACATAGAGAACCTTGGTTACGAAGAAGGGCTGCGTGACGGTGAAGAGGTAGAATTTGACATCGAAGAGACTCCAAAAGGCCTGAGTGCCGTGGATGTGCACCGTCTGGACTGA
- a CDS encoding GNAT family N-acetyltransferase gives MITRAQKEHLPEINDIYNQAINDGLRTAHLSPISEQERLEWFEHHDNEQFPIFVWLDNDTVLGWLSVSPYRSGRDALSEVAEISYYVDYNRHGEGIASELMKHAIAFCSRASYRILVAILISGNEESIGLLHKFGFEESGRIKRAIHYKDIYRDHLYMSLNVEK, from the coding sequence TTGATTACAAGGGCACAAAAAGAACATCTGCCGGAAATCAATGATATCTATAACCAGGCCATAAATGACGGATTGCGTACCGCCCATCTAAGTCCGATTTCTGAGCAAGAGCGTCTGGAATGGTTTGAGCATCATGATAATGAGCAGTTTCCGATTTTTGTCTGGCTGGATAACGATACAGTTCTTGGATGGTTATCCGTATCGCCCTATCGCTCAGGAAGAGATGCCCTCAGCGAAGTGGCTGAAATTAGTTACTATGTCGATTACAATAGGCATGGCGAGGGAATTGCTTCTGAGCTGATGAAGCATGCCATAGCCTTCTGCAGTAGGGCTTCATACAGAATTCTGGTTGCCATTCTTATTTCAGGTAATGAAGAGAGTATCGGATTGTTGCATAAATTCGGTTTTGAAGAGTCGGGACGAATTAAGCGCGCTATTCACTATAAAGATATCTACCGGGATCATTTGTATATGAGTCTTAATGTTGAAAAGTGA
- a CDS encoding RNA recognition motif domain-containing protein, protein MNIYVGNLAYKVSDQELKKAFEEYGDVLSAKVITDRETGRSKGFGFVEMNNDNEAQNAIDELDGLEMHGRALRVNKAKPKPAGKSSGGRRNY, encoded by the coding sequence ATGAATATTTACGTGGGAAACCTTGCCTACAAGGTTTCAGATCAGGAACTGAAAAAAGCCTTTGAAGAGTACGGTGACGTCCTTTCTGCCAAGGTTATCACCGATCGGGAAACCGGACGAAGCAAAGGTTTCGGTTTTGTTGAAATGAATAACGACAACGAAGCCCAAAATGCCATTGATGAATTGGACGGCCTAGAGATGCATGGACGCGCCCTGAGGGTTAACAAGGCCAAACCGAAACCAGCAGGAAAAAGCAGCGGTGGACGCCGAAACTATTAG
- a CDS encoding UPF0489 family protein, translated as MHEHPDVVNLMPPGTYLETLDHPSGESRKIELAVFKEHRFAFYFWNRWNNTESNLPPPTLVTIDWHRDLAPPSDEEKKGLDHLDLKEEDKVSTFIWSNLNTHNDSHLLSAAYRNIVGDILLLKNYGNESQSVYKDCQENNHRILEFKTTENLENNLSERLDRRFILDLDLDFFIKGKVYSHQLNEVEPYSESEIAEIIDPYSALFQQLFRRLEGITIATEPRYCGGILKSNKILRQVMGQLFTDELEWKHLMQ; from the coding sequence ATGCATGAACATCCGGATGTTGTCAATTTGATGCCACCGGGAACGTACCTGGAAACACTTGATCATCCTTCCGGTGAGTCCCGCAAAATTGAACTGGCGGTTTTTAAGGAACACCGTTTCGCTTTCTATTTCTGGAATCGCTGGAATAACACGGAATCGAATCTGCCTCCCCCCACCCTTGTAACGATAGATTGGCACCGGGATCTTGCTCCTCCCTCTGATGAAGAAAAGAAAGGACTTGATCACCTCGACCTGAAAGAAGAAGACAAGGTATCTACCTTTATCTGGTCGAATCTGAATACTCATAATGACAGTCACCTCTTGTCTGCCGCCTATAGAAATATTGTTGGCGACATACTATTGCTGAAAAACTATGGAAACGAATCACAATCGGTTTATAAGGATTGCCAGGAAAACAATCACCGAATCCTGGAATTTAAAACCACCGAGAATCTGGAAAATAACCTGTCGGAAAGACTAGACAGGCGTTTTATTCTGGATTTGGACCTGGATTTTTTTATAAAAGGAAAAGTGTATTCCCACCAGTTGAATGAGGTCGAACCCTATTCAGAAAGTGAAATTGCAGAAATTATAGATCCTTATTCTGCTCTGTTCCAACAACTTTTCCGGAGGCTGGAGGGTATTACTATTGCCACCGAACCCAGATACTGCGGCGGTATCTTGAAAAGCAATAAGATACTCAGGCAGGTAATGGGACAACTTTTTACGGACGAACTGGAATGGAAACACCTCATGCAGTAA
- the dnaJ gene encoding molecular chaperone DnaJ, translating into MSKRDYYDVLGISKDASQDEIKKAYRKRAMKFHPDRNSDDPKAEEKFKEASEAYEVLRDEEKRRRYDQFGHQGMNGGFGGGGFENVGFEDIFSRFGEIFGSDFGEMFGGGGRSRGRRSPGQPGSDMKLRMELSLEEIAEGVEKKLKVKKQVTCDQCNGTGAETEDDFQTCGTCNGMGEVRQVHKTMLGQMVNVQPCPECQGDGRIITKKCSKCNGEGRYKDEETVKVRVPSGVSKGNYITLRGKGNAGRRGGEAGSLIVLIEEKEHEEFEREGNDIFYDLVLSVPDAILGTEVEVPTLKGKAKVKIEEGTQPGKLLRMKGKGINGLNNSGTGDQFIRVNVYMPKDLSGEERKHIEALRGNENFAATNKDDSGKGFFSKIKDVFG; encoded by the coding sequence ATGTCAAAACGCGACTACTACGACGTACTCGGAATCAGTAAAGATGCCAGTCAGGATGAAATAAAGAAGGCTTACCGTAAGAGGGCCATGAAATTTCATCCCGATCGCAATTCGGATGACCCTAAAGCTGAAGAGAAGTTCAAAGAAGCTTCGGAAGCTTATGAGGTATTGCGGGATGAAGAGAAACGGCGTCGTTACGACCAATTTGGCCATCAGGGCATGAACGGTGGTTTCGGTGGCGGAGGATTTGAAAATGTAGGTTTTGAAGACATTTTCAGCCGTTTCGGTGAAATTTTTGGTTCCGACTTTGGAGAAATGTTCGGAGGCGGCGGTCGTTCCAGAGGACGGCGCTCACCCGGCCAGCCGGGATCGGACATGAAACTGCGCATGGAGCTCAGTTTGGAAGAGATTGCCGAAGGCGTTGAGAAGAAACTGAAAGTGAAAAAGCAGGTGACCTGTGACCAGTGTAACGGCACAGGTGCTGAAACGGAAGATGATTTCCAGACCTGCGGAACTTGTAATGGCATGGGTGAAGTTCGCCAGGTACATAAAACCATGCTGGGTCAGATGGTGAATGTTCAACCTTGTCCTGAGTGCCAGGGTGACGGACGCATTATTACCAAAAAATGCAGTAAGTGTAACGGAGAAGGCCGCTACAAAGACGAAGAGACAGTCAAGGTTCGCGTACCCTCGGGTGTTTCCAAAGGAAATTATATAACCCTGAGAGGAAAGGGTAATGCAGGCAGAAGAGGAGGAGAAGCAGGATCGCTTATCGTCCTAATTGAAGAAAAAGAACACGAGGAGTTTGAGAGGGAAGGCAATGATATTTTTTATGATCTCGTACTCAGTGTACCTGACGCCATCCTTGGAACCGAAGTAGAAGTTCCTACCCTGAAAGGTAAAGCCAAGGTTAAAATTGAAGAGGGAACCCAACCCGGCAAACTGCTTCGGATGAAGGGGAAAGGCATTAACGGACTTAACAACTCAGGTACCGGCGATCAATTCATTCGCGTAAATGTGTATATGCCGAAAGACCTATCCGGTGAAGAGCGCAAACATATTGAGGCATTGCGCGGCAATGAAAACTTTGCTGCTACGAACAAAGACGACTCCGGTAAAGGATTCTTTTCTAAAATAAAAGACGTTTTTGGATAG
- a CDS encoding nucleotide exchange factor GrpE encodes MSETNGNTEKQQDTAEQDQEKNVVEERDEDIYSIYEDYSRDELIEMLHARQQQVEELEKELSEAKDAHLRKAAELENYKKRVQKERTQVYETAKANALRDFLSINDDLQRTLKASEDLDVNPTFLDGVNLVASKFEDVLKNHGVERIDEKMVPFDVDLHDAMMRRKPEEDNIDSDIVLDVIENGYRMGDRTIRHAKVIVSE; translated from the coding sequence ATGAGCGAAACCAACGGTAATACTGAAAAACAACAGGATACTGCCGAGCAGGATCAGGAAAAGAATGTCGTTGAAGAACGTGATGAAGACATTTATTCGATTTACGAGGATTATAGCAGAGATGAGCTGATAGAGATGCTCCATGCGCGGCAGCAACAGGTTGAAGAATTGGAAAAAGAACTTTCAGAGGCCAAAGATGCACACCTTCGTAAGGCTGCTGAGCTTGAGAACTACAAGAAAAGAGTTCAAAAGGAACGTACTCAAGTTTATGAAACAGCCAAGGCGAATGCACTGCGCGATTTTCTTTCCATCAATGATGACCTGCAACGCACATTGAAAGCTTCTGAAGATCTGGATGTGAATCCCACATTCCTTGACGGTGTTAATCTGGTCGCCTCAAAATTTGAAGATGTACTGAAAAATCATGGTGTTGAGCGAATTGACGAAAAGATGGTGCCTTTCGATGTTGATTTGCATGACGCCATGATGCGTCGAAAACCTGAAGAGGATAACATCGACAGTGACATCGTTCTCGATGTTATTGAGAACGGTTACAGAATGGGCGACCGTACCATACGCCACGCAAAAGTAATTGTAAGCGAATAA
- a CDS encoding VOC family protein — translation MAKFNPSGINHITIRVNDIKRAEEFYGDMLGFELLRKMGQSMAVYQVGEEDTLVLVEAETSYDPSSRDYRVDHFGFYLESAEKVDELADYFREQEVTILSGPANRKRGRFVFISDPDGNMIEFFYDEGDN, via the coding sequence ATGGCAAAATTTAATCCATCCGGAATAAATCATATCACAATACGTGTCAATGACATCAAAAGAGCAGAAGAGTTTTATGGCGATATGCTGGGTTTTGAGCTTTTGCGAAAAATGGGCCAAAGTATGGCTGTTTACCAGGTAGGAGAGGAAGACACCCTTGTACTGGTTGAAGCAGAGACTAGTTACGATCCTTCTTCTCGGGATTACCGTGTCGATCACTTCGGTTTTTACCTGGAATCAGCGGAAAAGGTAGATGAATTGGCAGACTATTTCCGCGAGCAGGAAGTGACCATTCTAAGCGGTCCGGCTAACCGTAAACGTGGACGATTTGTATTCATCTCTGATCCGGATGGCAATATGATTGAGTTTTTCTACGATGAAGGGGATAACTAA